In Gossypium hirsutum isolate 1008001.06 chromosome D06, Gossypium_hirsutum_v2.1, whole genome shotgun sequence, one genomic interval encodes:
- the LOC107889660 gene encoding histone-lysine N-methyltransferase ASHH1 isoform X1: MDPENEDLPQYEHIFQNEFSYRKHKKQKEEDIAICECKFDFSDPDSTCGERCLNVLTSTECTPGYCPCGVYCKNQKFQKCQYARVTLFKTEGRGWGLLAAEYIKTGQFIVEYCGEVISWKEAKRRSQAYENQGLKDAFIISLNGSESIDATKKGNLARFINHSCQPNCETRKWTVLGEIRVGIFAKEDIPIGTELAYDYNFEWYGGAKVRCLCGALNCSGFLGAKSRGFQEDTYLWEDDDERYSVEKIPLYDSAEDEPATKLLKAINLNSENDVNTKSEQSITMDVNLKSKHQLESTIDTVPMEGVDVNTLKIESPKDINLYSQDAQQAFSQKNAMISRIRSNSACRNYHIRSGPMLKKKSQHYSNGKLKHLSKKQIDLKHLAKLLASKEAQEEVFRYEEMKNEAASQLASLYNDIRPAIEEHERDNQDSVSTSVAEKWIEASCSKLKIEFDFHSSILRNIVCTPQKACEQVKPCEPEGHGGNNDTEVKLEF; the protein is encoded by the exons ATG GATCCTGAGAATGAAGACCTTCCTCAATATGAACACATTTTTCAAAACGAATTCTCATATCGAAA ACATAAAAAGCAAAAAGAGGAAGATATTGCTATATGCGAGTGCAAATTTGACTTTAGTGATCCTGATAGTACATGTGGAGAGAGGTGCTTGAATGTACTAACAAGCACAGAATGTACACCCGGTTATTGTCCTTGCGGTGTTTACTGCAAGAATCAG aaatttcagaAATGCCAATATGCTAGAGTTACGTTGTTTAAAACAGAGGGTCGTGGTTGGGGTCTGCTTGCTGCTGAATATATAAAG ACTGGACAATTTATTGTTGAGTACTGTGGAGAAGTAATATCTTGGAAAGAAGCAAAGCGAAGATCTCAAGCTTATGAAAATCAAG GTCTTAAGGATGCATTTATTATTTCTCTGAATGGCTCTGAATCCATTGATGCCACCAAAAAGGGAAACCTTGCTAGATTCATCAACCACTCATG CCAACCGAACTGTGAGACTAGGAAGTGGACTGTTTTGGGAGAAATACGAGTTGGAATATTTGCAAAAGAAGATATTCCAATTGGAACTGAGCTTGCATATGATTATAACTTTGAATGGTATGGTGGTGCAAAAGTTCGCTGCCTCTGTGGTGCACTCAACTGTTCAGGATTTCTTGGAGCAAAGTCTCGTGGCTTTCAG GAGGATACCTATTTATGGGAAGATGATGATGAACG GTATTCAGTTGAAAAAATCCCGTTGTATGATTCTGCAGAAGATGAGCCTGCCACAAAGCTCCTGAAAGCTATAAATTTGAATTCTGAGAATGATGTTAATACTAAAAGTGAACAGTCCATAACAATGGATGTTAATCTGAAATCTAAGCACCAGTTGGAGTCTACTATTGATACAGTTCCCATGGAAGGGGTAGATGTGAATACACTGAAAATTGAATCACCTAAAGATATAAACTTGTATTCTCAAGATGCTCAGCAGGCTTTTTCACAAAAGAATGCTATGATATCTCGCATCCGAAGTAACAGTGCATGCCGGAATTATCACATTAGATCAGGGCCAATGCTTAAGAAAAAGTCGCAGCATTATTCAAATGGAAAGTTGAAACATCTTTCAAAGAAGCAAATTGATTTAAAACATCTTGCTAAGCTCTTAGCATCAAAAGAAGCACAAGAGGAAGTCTTCAGATATGAG GAAATGAAGAATGAAGCAGCTTCCCAACTAGCTTCTTTGTACAATGATATACGCCCTGCAATTGAAGAACATGAGAGGGATAACCAAGACAGTGTATCGACCAGTGTTGCTGAGAAGTGGATCGAAGCGTCCTGCTCCAAACTGAAGATAGAATTTGATTTTCATTCTTCAATTCTCAGAAATATTGTCTGCACTCCGCAAAAGGCATGTGAACAAGTGAAGCCTTGTGAACCGGAAGGACACGGAGGCAATAATGATACTGAAGTAAAGTTGGAATTTTGA
- the LOC107889660 gene encoding histone-lysine N-methyltransferase ASHH1 isoform X2 encodes MDPENEDLPQYEHIFQNEFSYRKHKKQKEEDIAICECKFDFSDPDSTCGERCLNVLTSTECTPGYCPCGVYCKNQKCQYARVTLFKTEGRGWGLLAAEYIKTGQFIVEYCGEVISWKEAKRRSQAYENQGLKDAFIISLNGSESIDATKKGNLARFINHSCQPNCETRKWTVLGEIRVGIFAKEDIPIGTELAYDYNFEWYGGAKVRCLCGALNCSGFLGAKSRGFQEDTYLWEDDDERYSVEKIPLYDSAEDEPATKLLKAINLNSENDVNTKSEQSITMDVNLKSKHQLESTIDTVPMEGVDVNTLKIESPKDINLYSQDAQQAFSQKNAMISRIRSNSACRNYHIRSGPMLKKKSQHYSNGKLKHLSKKQIDLKHLAKLLASKEAQEEVFRYEEMKNEAASQLASLYNDIRPAIEEHERDNQDSVSTSVAEKWIEASCSKLKIEFDFHSSILRNIVCTPQKACEQVKPCEPEGHGGNNDTEVKLEF; translated from the exons ATG GATCCTGAGAATGAAGACCTTCCTCAATATGAACACATTTTTCAAAACGAATTCTCATATCGAAA ACATAAAAAGCAAAAAGAGGAAGATATTGCTATATGCGAGTGCAAATTTGACTTTAGTGATCCTGATAGTACATGTGGAGAGAGGTGCTTGAATGTACTAACAAGCACAGAATGTACACCCGGTTATTGTCCTTGCGGTGTTTACTGCAAGAATCAG aAATGCCAATATGCTAGAGTTACGTTGTTTAAAACAGAGGGTCGTGGTTGGGGTCTGCTTGCTGCTGAATATATAAAG ACTGGACAATTTATTGTTGAGTACTGTGGAGAAGTAATATCTTGGAAAGAAGCAAAGCGAAGATCTCAAGCTTATGAAAATCAAG GTCTTAAGGATGCATTTATTATTTCTCTGAATGGCTCTGAATCCATTGATGCCACCAAAAAGGGAAACCTTGCTAGATTCATCAACCACTCATG CCAACCGAACTGTGAGACTAGGAAGTGGACTGTTTTGGGAGAAATACGAGTTGGAATATTTGCAAAAGAAGATATTCCAATTGGAACTGAGCTTGCATATGATTATAACTTTGAATGGTATGGTGGTGCAAAAGTTCGCTGCCTCTGTGGTGCACTCAACTGTTCAGGATTTCTTGGAGCAAAGTCTCGTGGCTTTCAG GAGGATACCTATTTATGGGAAGATGATGATGAACG GTATTCAGTTGAAAAAATCCCGTTGTATGATTCTGCAGAAGATGAGCCTGCCACAAAGCTCCTGAAAGCTATAAATTTGAATTCTGAGAATGATGTTAATACTAAAAGTGAACAGTCCATAACAATGGATGTTAATCTGAAATCTAAGCACCAGTTGGAGTCTACTATTGATACAGTTCCCATGGAAGGGGTAGATGTGAATACACTGAAAATTGAATCACCTAAAGATATAAACTTGTATTCTCAAGATGCTCAGCAGGCTTTTTCACAAAAGAATGCTATGATATCTCGCATCCGAAGTAACAGTGCATGCCGGAATTATCACATTAGATCAGGGCCAATGCTTAAGAAAAAGTCGCAGCATTATTCAAATGGAAAGTTGAAACATCTTTCAAAGAAGCAAATTGATTTAAAACATCTTGCTAAGCTCTTAGCATCAAAAGAAGCACAAGAGGAAGTCTTCAGATATGAG GAAATGAAGAATGAAGCAGCTTCCCAACTAGCTTCTTTGTACAATGATATACGCCCTGCAATTGAAGAACATGAGAGGGATAACCAAGACAGTGTATCGACCAGTGTTGCTGAGAAGTGGATCGAAGCGTCCTGCTCCAAACTGAAGATAGAATTTGATTTTCATTCTTCAATTCTCAGAAATATTGTCTGCACTCCGCAAAAGGCATGTGAACAAGTGAAGCCTTGTGAACCGGAAGGACACGGAGGCAATAATGATACTGAAGTAAAGTTGGAATTTTGA